CTCCTCGCCGATAAAACCCACCCCGGGATGGGTCCGTCGCACCGTCTCGATGATGGCGTGTTCGGAGGCCCTGTCGTAGTGGGTCACGAAGTCCGAGGCGCCTTTGGCCTCGAAGTCGATGGTGCCGGCGGCGTGATAGCCCTCGCGCAGCAGCTCGCCGGCGGAGCGAGCGGCCTGCTTGAGGGTGTCGATCAGAGCGATCCTGATGGTCATGCGGCTTGCTCCTTGAGCGGCTTGCCGGTGCGCCTGCCGCTCTCCTGGTGGAAGGGATGCAGGGCGTCTCGGGTCACGTGGAAGCGTAGTGTCTCGCCTTCGGCCACCGGCGGCTGACCGGCGGTGCGGATTACCATAGGTTGATCTCTGTCGGCCAGGCGCACGTAGAGATGACTGTCGGCGCCGGCAGCCTCGAAAAGCTCCAGGGTGGCTTCCACTGTCAGATGGGGCTCGCAGGGAGCCTGAAGGCGCAGATCATCGGGGCGGATGCCGACGATATCGGTGTCCGGTGGAAGGTCGTGGAGCAGGGTTTTCGCGCTCTGGGCGTCCTCATCGGCCCGTAGCCCGCTGGTTTGTAGCCCTCTAGCTTGTAGATAGTCCTGCGGAATCAGGTTCATGGCCGGCGAGCCGATGAAGGCGGCAACGAACAGCGAGGCGGGCCGGGCGTAGATTTCCATGGGCGTGCCCACCTGCTCGATGCGCCCCTCGTTGAGCACCACCAGGCGGTCGCCCAGGGTCATGGCCTCCAGCTGGTCGTGGGTGACATAGAGGCTGGTGGTTTTCAGACGACGCTGCAGCTGCTTTATCTCCACCCGCATCTGCACGCGCAGCTTAGCGTCCAGATTGGAAAGAGGCTCGTCGAACAGGAATGCCGCAGGCTCGCGCACCAGGGCACGGCCCATGGCTACCCGTTGGCGCTGGCCACCGGAGAGCTGGCGTGGCTTGCGCGGCAGGAAGGCCTCGATTTCGAGCATCTTCGCCGCTTCCTCTACCCGGCGCTGGATCTCATCGCGTTTGAAACCTCGGTTCTTCAGACCGTAAGCCAGGTTGTTGAACACCGTCATATGCGGATAAAGGGCGTAGTTCTGAAACACCATGGCGATATCGCGCTGGGCGGGTTCCAGGTCGTTGACTCGGCGCTCGCCGATGCAGAGCTTCCCTTCGCTGATGGTCTCGAGCCCCGCCACCATGCGTAGCAGGGTCGACTTGCCGCAGCCCGAGGGGCCTACCAGCACCACAAACTCGCCGTCGGCCACTTCCAGGTCGATGCCCTTCACCGCCTGAATACCACCGGGGTAGGTCTTCTTGAGGTCGTCGAGCTTGATACTTGCCATTGCTATTTCTCCGTCTCGGTCAGGCCCTTCACGAACAGGCGTTGCATGAACAGGATCACCAGCACCGGAGGCAGGGCGGCCATCACCACCGCGGCCATCACCAGATGCCACTGGGGGTCGCCATCGGCGGCGGTGGTCATGCGCTGGATGCCCATCACCACGGTGTAGTAGTCGCTGTCGGTGGTGATGAGTAGCGGCCAGAGATACTGATTCCAGCCGTAGATGAAGAGGATTACGAACAGTGCCGCGATATTGGTGATCGACAGCGGCAGCAGGATGTCCCTGAAGAACCTCAGGGGGCCCGCGCCATCGACTCGGGCGGCTTCCAGTAATTCTTCAGGAATCGTCATGAAGAACTGGCGGAACAGGAAAGTGGCAGTAGCCGAGGCGATCAGCGGAATGGAGAGTCCGGCGAAGCTGTTGAGCATGCCGAGGTCGGCCACCACCTGAAAGGTGGGGATGATGCGCACCTCCACCGGTAGCATCAGGGTGACGAAGATCAGCCAGAAGAAGAACGTCCGGAAAGGGAAGCGGAAATAGACGATGGCGAAGGCCGAGAGCAGTGAGATGACAAGCTTGCCCAGGGTGATTGCCAGCGCCATCACCAGGCTGTTGAAGAGCATCTGGCCTACCGGTGGCGCCCCGGCCTGGGAGAGCCCGCTCTCCCACATGGT
This DNA window, taken from Halomonas piscis, encodes the following:
- a CDS encoding sn-glycerol-3-phosphate import ATP-binding protein UgpC, which gives rise to MASIKLDDLKKTYPGGIQAVKGIDLEVADGEFVVLVGPSGCGKSTLLRMVAGLETISEGKLCIGERRVNDLEPAQRDIAMVFQNYALYPHMTVFNNLAYGLKNRGFKRDEIQRRVEEAAKMLEIEAFLPRKPRQLSGGQRQRVAMGRALVREPAAFLFDEPLSNLDAKLRVQMRVEIKQLQRRLKTTSLYVTHDQLEAMTLGDRLVVLNEGRIEQVGTPMEIYARPASLFVAAFIGSPAMNLIPQDYLQARGLQTSGLRADEDAQSAKTLLHDLPPDTDIVGIRPDDLRLQAPCEPHLTVEATLELFEAAGADSHLYVRLADRDQPMVIRTAGQPPVAEGETLRFHVTRDALHPFHQESGRRTGKPLKEQAA
- the ugpE gene encoding sn-glycerol-3-phosphate ABC transporter permease UgpE; translation: MVEHRPLGQLAAHLILIAGVALVLFPVYVAIVASTQAPGEFLRGTLPLVPGGHALENYRTMWESGLSQAGAPPVGQMLFNSLVMALAITLGKLVISLLSAFAIVYFRFPFRTFFFWLIFVTLMLPVEVRIIPTFQVVADLGMLNSFAGLSIPLIASATATFLFRQFFMTIPEELLEAARVDGAGPLRFFRDILLPLSITNIAALFVILFIYGWNQYLWPLLITTDSDYYTVVMGIQRMTTAADGDPQWHLVMAAVVMAALPPVLVILFMQRLFVKGLTETEK